Below is a window of Fulvitalea axinellae DNA.
GTAGTCAAACCTCCGTATGCCTGAAGAAGATATAGATATAATAAAGCGTGTTGTTGATGGAGAAACCTCCCTGTTCGCTAATCTAGTGGACAGGCACAAAGACTATGTCTACAGGATAGCTTACAAAATCCTCCAAAACAACGAGGATGCGGAAGAAGTGGCGCAGGACGCATTTATGAAAGCGTTTAAAAATCTCGAAACTTTCCGTGGCGACAGCGCTTTCGGAACGTGGATTTACCGGATTGTATACAACTCCGCGCTTTCTAAGCTGAAAAGGAGAAAGAAACACAGCGCCGACACGGGGCTCGAAGACACCTTCTTCGTGGCCGAAGACGACGCCAAACAGCTGACCAGCGACAGGGAGCGGAGGGTGTTCATCGGGAAAGCACTTGAAGCGCTCCCCCCCGA
It encodes the following:
- a CDS encoding sigma-70 family RNA polymerase sigma factor; amino-acid sequence: MPEEDIDIIKRVVDGETSLFANLVDRHKDYVYRIAYKILQNNEDAEEVAQDAFMKAFKNLETFRGDSAFGTWIYRIVYNSALSKLKRRKKHSADTGLEDTFFVAEDDAKQLTSDRERRVFIGKALEALPPEEKVFVDMFYLKEMTLKEIGDATGEDTNFIKVKIHRSRTKLRNILSGLLNGEAKSLL